The Penicillium digitatum chromosome 6, complete sequence genome contains the following window.
CCGGACCACTGAAAGGAAGATCATTCCTGACTGGTCCGCCTCCTCTGGACTTGAACTCACACCGGAGCAGTCCACTCTCGGCGGAGAACCTCCAGCTGGCGGAAACACATCTGTCTCCGCTTCTGTCTCCATTCTCTTCTGCCACCCTGCGGGATTCAATGCCGGGTAGCATACAACCGCGTCGAAGACGTGCAACGCTTCCCAGCGTGATTTTTTCAGACGATGAATCTCGATTTGCCGTGGCGTCAATAGCAGTATCCGATCCGCAAGAGGAGAGGGGTCATTTCTCAGAGCGAAGGCATAGCTTACTCTCTGATCGCCTATCAAGGAATACAGATGTACTGCGCGAAATGACAGATGACATGCCAGAGGTCATGGCCTCTTGGCCACAACGCACATCAACCGCCCCTTGGCCAGCCTCGGTTCTTGGCACGCGTTCCCCGCCATTAGATGGAAGCTCTGATAGTGGGCAGTCGAGGAGGCCCTCGTCGGGAACAACAGTAACGAGTGTGACCCGAATGTCCGCCGCACCATCGTTGATGGAGGTCGACCAGCATACAGAACAACCCAGTCTCCCGTCAAACGTCGCAAGTCTAATTAACTCAATGCAGCAAGATGACAGTGTCACCCTAGAACAGCGGTTGACAACGCTAGAAGTGAAACTGATTGACTTGGAATTCGCCATTGCGCGAATGCAAACCAACTGCCCCGAACCCCCGACTGAAAAACTATCCCGCCCGCGCCATCCCCCTTCAGCAGACTTCTTCCCCCCTCACATGCGCAACAAACCCGCCGCATTCCGATCCTGTGACCGCGATGTTTCCTCAAGCCCCCTCCCAAACATCACCACCCGTCCCTCCAGCACGAGCACGATCCGCGCAGACACAATGACCCCGCGCACCCTCCGCCCCGCCCCCTCGGCCACCTCCCTGTCCGACTACCACGGTGTCTCAATCGAGCAATACAGCGCGCTAGTCACGCTCCTGCGTCGCGAACAAACAGCCCGCAGAAACTTGGAGACACAAGTCGGCGGTCTGCGCGATGACATTCGCGACCTGCAGCG
Protein-coding sequences here:
- a CDS encoding Bifunctional uridylyltransferase/uridylyl-removing enzyme; amino-acid sequence: MSRRPARSITSAGSESIRSIPQRSSPRGERSGSNPASYLGDNDDTALPSMEFQSQPSIAHRRTGSTLKTVMRKIFNRKRQSQPDELEESPYESAFVIPPMRRAGPLKGRSFLTGPPPLDLNSHRSSPLSAENLQLAETHLSPLLSPFSSATLRDSMPGSIQPRRRRATLPSVIFSDDESRFAVASIAVSDPQEERGHFSERRHSLLSDRLSRNTDVLREMTDDMPEVMASWPQRTSTAPWPASVLGTRSPPLDGSSDSGQSRRPSSGTTVTSVTRMSAAPSLMEVDQHTEQPSLPSNVASLINSMQQDDSVTLEQRLTTLEVKLIDLEFAIARMQTNCPEPPTEKLSRPRHPPSADFFPPHMRNKPAAFRSCDRDVSSSPLPNITTRPSSTSTIRADTMTPRTLRPAPSATSLSDYHGVSIEQYSALVTLLRREQTARRNLETQVGGLRDDIRDLQRAALESMQPMQSTESQQFMRFRRALDDSDTSPVPRSDDKHTDIEDTDSDWDRSDSYSRDDPFGSPKWERPRVVTTPMI